GTCTGGAAACCAAACGCCTGCTCAATGCTTTGATTGATGCGGAAACTGGCGTACGCGGGTACGGTTTGACCCAGCGCGATCGCTTTTTGGAACCCTACGAACGAGCAAAAGCTGTTATCCCCATATCCTTAAACCGCCTGGAAAACTTAGTACAAGATAACCCCCAACAAACCCAAAAAATCCAGACTCTCCGCCAGTTGGTCAACGAAAATTTAACCATCCTCGAACATAAATTAGCCCTACAAAAAGAACTCAAAAGGATCGACGAAGACCCCAACGTATTGGTTCCCGCTGCTTCCTTGTACGAATGGTTGGAAGAAGGCAAAGCCACTATGGATGCCACTCGTTTGGCGATCGAACGCTTTGCCCAGACGGAGGAAGACTTGCTCATCCAACGCCAGAAACATCGCGATTTGTACCGTAGAATTACTTGGATTGTTTTGTGTGTTTCTGCTGCTGTGGGCACGGCGGGTGCTTTGTTGGCTGTATATTTATTTTTCCAATTAGAACAAGAACTTGCTAACCGGGAAACCAATTTGCGCGAGAGCAATCGGCGCTTGCAACTGGTTTGCGAACAACTCGATCGCTTTACTGCCAATGCTTCCCACGAACTGCGTACGCCCTTAGCAACGGTATTAAGCAACGCTCAGGTGGCTTTGATGGATGTACAAGACCTAGACGAACCAGTGCCTAGCTTGCAAAAACGGGTGGGAAAAATTATCTCGACCGCAAAACAAATGAGCAATTTGGTGGGGGATTTATTGTTTTTGGCGCGGCATGAAGGATTGCTGGCACCGGAAAAGATACGTCAGATTGATTTAAAAGCTGTACTTGAAAACTTGCTTGAGGATTGGGTCTCTCAAGCAAAAGCTCGCTCTTTGGAATTTACTGCACAATTGCCTGAGGAGGCGGTATGGGTGGCAGCGGATGGGGATTTGCTGCAACAAGCGATCGCGAATTTATTAAAAAATGCCTTTCACTATACCCCTTCCGGAGGCAAAGTAGAAATACGCCTGGCTGTCACTGACGGGCAAGCCATTGTTCGCGTTACCGATACTGGCTGTGGCATTCCCGCCGCATCACTGCCGCACTTATTTGAACGGTTTTATCGCGCGGATTCCCAACGTTCGCAAAAATCCGGTGGTTTTGGTTTGGGATTGGCAATTGCCCAGCAAATTGTGCAAGTTCATGGGGGAGATATTGGCGTCACCAGCCAGGTGGGGGAAGGGTCTACATTCTATATTTCTCTGCCTTTAGCGAGCAATTGAAGCAGAAATTTTGCCAAACATTGTTTCTGTCATTTTTTTGTCCCTTTCTCTGTTTATTTTCAAAATAGATAAACCAACAAATAGGAGGATTTTCCGTGATAGGATTTCGTTTTGTTTCAGCTATTGTAGGTAGTGTTCTGGTTTTAAGTGCATTTGCCACAGCTCATGCCGCTAATCGGACTTATACGGGAACGGTGGAAAGGGTCTGGGAAGATGGTTTTCGTTTGCAAACCAGCGATCGCGCTTTAACCGTCGATAGTTGGGATGTTTGCGGCGATTTCACAGCCAGCTATATCGATGCCGGCGACGAAGTAACCGTAACGGGAGAATTTGACGACGGCGAATTTGATGCTTTTTCCATCACCAACAGCAATGACGAAAAAATTTGCAATTAAATCCAAACGTCATTTTTCAGTCACATTACCCTTTTACAGTTGAAAACAAAGATATTCAAGGAGATTTCTTCCAAATGGATTTCGACCCGCAACTCTCATTCTCGCAACCTACCGCTAGCAGCCAACCAGGCGCGATGGTTTCCGGCATTGTTGGCAACCTCATCGACGGCGGCGACGATTTTCTCTTCCAACCTTCCACCGGCGGTCAGTTGATTGTCGATCCTGCAGGTGTAGATGCTTTCCAACTTGGCTTGGTGCCAGGCGAAGCCATTAACCTCCGCGCCATGGAGTGGGAAGGCAACGAAATCGATACGAACTTCATTACCCGCGCTGATGGTTCGCCAGTTTTAGGAAACCCAGCAGTAACGCCAACGCCGACTGTTCCACCGGCAACCCCTCAAACTCCCGCAACCCCAATGCCTGGCGAAGCGGCTATCGATCCAATTACGGGTGAGATGATGGCTACGGTAACGGGAACTGTGGTGGCGCAAACCGAACCGGATAGCTTTCTGTTTCAAAGCGACGGAGGAATGATGCTGGTGGATGCTTCTCCAGAAGGAGACATGCCAGTTCCCGTGACTCCTGGCGAAACAGTAACCATGGTGGGAGAAATGGATGATGAGGATTTCGATGCCTATCGTATTACTCGCCCTGACGGTTCTCTTGTCGTTAATAATCCCATAGAAGAGGATTACGGATATGAATATGAAGATGATT
The window above is part of the Geitlerinema sp. PCC 9228 genome. Proteins encoded here:
- a CDS encoding ATP-binding protein; amino-acid sequence: MLFLFAYFHQSWQKLPIRVRGTVILAIPVICFSVTVSTFAWLKASLIEDETWVQHTLNVRLETKRLLNALIDAETGVRGYGLTQRDRFLEPYERAKAVIPISLNRLENLVQDNPQQTQKIQTLRQLVNENLTILEHKLALQKELKRIDEDPNVLVPAASLYEWLEEGKATMDATRLAIERFAQTEEDLLIQRQKHRDLYRRITWIVLCVSAAVGTAGALLAVYLFFQLEQELANRETNLRESNRRLQLVCEQLDRFTANASHELRTPLATVLSNAQVALMDVQDLDEPVPSLQKRVGKIISTAKQMSNLVGDLLFLARHEGLLAPEKIRQIDLKAVLENLLEDWVSQAKARSLEFTAQLPEEAVWVAADGDLLQQAIANLLKNAFHYTPSGGKVEIRLAVTDGQAIVRVTDTGCGIPAASLPHLFERFYRADSQRSQKSGGFGLGLAIAQQIVQVHGGDIGVTSQVGEGSTFYISLPLASN